CCCGGCTTCGAACGGCAGCCGCCGCAGGACCTCGCCGCCGAGCAGTCGGTGCTGGGCGGAATGCTCCTGAGCAAGGACGCGATCGCCGACGTGGTCGAGGTCCTCGCGCCCAACGACTTCTACCGGCCCGCCCACCAGGCCGTGTACGACTGCGTGCTGGACCTGTACGGCCGGGGCGAGCCCGCCGACCCCATCACCGTCTCGGCGGAGCTGGAGCGGCGGGGCGAGCTGCTGCGCGTCGGCGGCGCACCGTACCTGCACACCCTGATCGCCACCGTGCCGACGGCCGCGAACGCCTCCTACTACGCCGAGATCGTGGCGGAGAAGGCCGTGCTGCGCCGCCTGGTGGAGGCGGGCACCCGGATCGTCCAGCTCGGCTACAACGGCGCCGAGGGGGCCGACGTCGACGAGGTCGTCGACCGCGCCCAGGCCGCCATCTACGAGGTCACCGAGCGCCGCACGACCGAGGACTACGTGGTCCTGGAGGAACTGCTCCAGCCGACCATGGACGAGATCGACGCGATCGCCTCGCGCGGCGGTTCGTCGCTCGGCATCCCCACGGGGTTCGCCGACCTGGACGAGCTGACCAACGGCCTGCACCCCGGCCAGATGATCATCGTCGCGGCCAGGCCCGGTGTCGGCAAGGCGCTGGCCCTGGACACCCCCCTCGCCACGCCCTCGGGCTGGACGACGATGGGGGAGGTCGAGGTCGGCGACCACCTCATCGGCGCCGACGGCAAGCCCACCAGGGTCGTCGCCGCGACCGGGGCGATGCACGGCCGACCGTGCTACGAGGTCGAGTTCTCCGACGGCACGGTGATCGTGGCCGACGCGGAGCACCAGTGGCTCACCGAAACCCGATCCTCACGGCGCGCGAAGCACGTGCCCGCCGGGGTTCGCACCACCCGGGAGATCGCGGAGACCCTGCGCTGCGGCACCGCGGACAGCCGGCTGAACCACTCGGTGACCAACACCAGGGCACTGGACCTGCCGGAGGCGGCGCTGCCGATCGGCCCCTACACGCTCGGCGCGTGGTTGGGCGACGGGCACTCCGCGGCAGCGCGGTTCACCACGGCGGACCCGGAGATCGCCTGGCACATCGAGGCCGAGGGCTACGACGTGGTGCCGCACGGCGACCTCGCGCACGGCATCCGGCTGCCGGCGGCCGACGCGATCCCGGCCCGGGGGTGCGTCGTGTGCGGCACGTCGTTCACCCCGAAGACCAGCCAGGTCAAGACGTGCGGTCGCAGTTGCGGCGGCAGGTCCCGTTCCACCTCGGCCTCGGTTCCCGCCCCGACCTGCCCCGACTGCGGGCAGCCGTCCAGCGGCTTCCGGCGTTGTCAGGACTGCCACCACGACCACGGCACCGTCCAAGCGCTCCTGCGCGGCCTCGGGGTGCTCGGCGACAAGCACATCCCCACCTGCTACCAGCGGGCGTCGATCGCCCAACGGCGGGCGCTGCTGGCGGGGTTGCTCGACACCGACGGCACC
This region of Saccharothrix longispora genomic DNA includes:
- the dnaB gene encoding replicative DNA helicase; this translates as MALVDDRGMAEPGFERQPPQDLAAEQSVLGGMLLSKDAIADVVEVLAPNDFYRPAHQAVYDCVLDLYGRGEPADPITVSAELERRGELLRVGGAPYLHTLIATVPTAANASYYAEIVAEKAVLRRLVEAGTRIVQLGYNGAEGADVDEVVDRAQAAIYEVTERRTTEDYVVLEELLQPTMDEIDAIASRGGSSLGIPTGFADLDELTNGLHPGQMIIVAARPGVGKALALDTPLATPSGWTTMGEVEVGDHLIGADGKPTRVVAATGAMHGRPCYEVEFSDGTVIVADAEHQWLTETRSSRRAKHVPAGVRTTREIAETLRCGTADSRLNHSVTNTRALDLPEAALPIGPYTLGAWLGDGHSAAARFTTADPEIAWHIEAEGYDVVPHGDLAHGIRLPAADAIPARGCVVCGTSFTPKTSQVKTCGRSCGGRSRSTSASVPAPTCPDCGQPSSGFRRCQDCHHDHGTVQALLRGLGVLGDKHIPTCYQRASIAQRRALLAGLLDTDGTVTAGGSVQFSVTSRRLAEDVLELVVGLGYRCSTTTKRVRGRSEATSTAYTLTFGTGDDVFRLERKRLVLKERRRGIGTARTGSRFIVDVRPVESVPVRCVEVDNADHLYLAGRSMVPTHNSTLGLDFARSCSVKHGLTSAIFSLEMSRTEIVMRMLSAEARIRLGDMRGGKMSDDDWTRLARRMSEISEAPLFVDDSPNLTMMEIRAKARRLKQRHDLRLVVVDYLQLMSSGKRTESRQQEVSEFSRNLKLIAKELEVPVIAISQLNRGPEQRTDKRPQLSDLRESGSLEQDADMVILINRPDAWERDDPRAGEADLIIAKHRAGPTATITVAHQLHYSRFADLAQG